Proteins co-encoded in one Acidovorax sp. 69 genomic window:
- the cadR gene encoding Cd(II)/Pb(II)-responsive transcriptional regulator, which yields MKIGELAKATGTQTETIRYYERENLLPIAMRTESNYRVYDGSHVERLAFIRHCRCLDMTLDEIRVLLHFKDAPDENCGAVDALLQEHIGHVVSRIRELQALESELRSLQQQCSPGHLAGECGILGGLANAALQHNHMPSEAHPPGAHRDIGVAPRQRNNKRR from the coding sequence ATGAAAATCGGCGAACTTGCCAAGGCCACCGGCACGCAGACCGAGACCATCCGCTACTACGAGCGCGAGAACCTGCTGCCGATCGCTATGCGCACGGAAAGCAACTACAGGGTCTACGACGGCAGTCATGTCGAGCGCCTGGCGTTCATCCGCCATTGCCGCTGCCTGGACATGACGCTCGATGAGATCCGGGTGCTGTTGCATTTCAAGGACGCCCCGGATGAAAACTGCGGCGCGGTGGACGCGCTTCTTCAAGAGCATATCGGGCACGTGGTCTCTCGCATCCGGGAACTCCAAGCACTGGAGTCGGAATTGCGCAGCTTGCAACAGCAGTGCTCACCAGGCCACCTCGCCGGCGAGTGCGGCATCTTGGGCGGCTTGGCCAATGCGGCACTTCAGCACAATCACATGCCCAGCGAGGCTCACCCGCCAGGAGCCCATCGTGATATCGGCGTGGCTCCCAGGCAGCGGAACAACAAACGACGCTGA